One window from the genome of Coturnix japonica isolate 7356 chromosome 21, Coturnix japonica 2.1, whole genome shotgun sequence encodes:
- the PEX10 gene encoding peroxisome biogenesis factor 10 — protein MALGAAGPARLVRCGQKDELYRSGLRSGAGIALHGIAGAKKWLEWRREIELLSDVAYFALTTLSGYQTLGEEYVNIVQVDPTKKRVPSFLRRAIFVSLHTIVPYYLEKGLQHLEHELQIEDDEARTLQSNPALGLSGRTLIRSWIQKQVRKLTEQQKKTTLQVVYILKQSIPLLRRLHLAVFYIHGTFYHLSKRIAGIRYVHFGGLQGEDQSIRSSYRFLGIISLFHLLLTIGVQIYSFQQKQRARQEWKLHRNLALQKNTIKEKATGRQSRCTLCLEERRHATATPCGHLFCWECITEWCNTRTECPLCREKFPPQKLIYLRHYQL, from the exons ATGGCGCTGGGCGCTGCCGGGCCGGCTCGGTTGGTGCGGTGCGGGCAGAAGGACGAGCTGTACCGGAGCGGGCTGCGCAGCGGGGCCGGCATTGCGCTGCATGGGATCGCGG GGGCCAAGAAGTGGCTGGAGTGGAGGAGGGAGATCGAGCTGCTCTCTGACGTCGCATACTTTGCCCTCACCACTCTGTCAG GCTATCAGACTCTGGGTGAAGAATACGTCAACATTGTTCAAGTGGACCCAACCAAGAAAAGGGTGCCGTCTTTTCTTCGACGTGCCATCTTCGTTTCTCTTCACACTATAGTACCCTATTACTTAGAAAAGGGACTGCAGCATCTGGAACATGAGTTGCAGATAGAAGATGATGAGGCTAGAACCTTGCAAAGCAACCCAGCACTTGGCTTGTCCGGCAGAACCTTAATACGAAGCTGGATTCAGAAACAAGTCAGGAAGCTTacagagcaacagaagaaaacaaccctACAAGTTGTGTACATCCTTAAACAATCCATCCCTTTGCTTCGTCGGCTGCATCTGGCAGTGTTTTACATACATGGCACTTTTTATCACCTATCTAAAAGAATTGCAGGAATCAGATAT GTGCACTTTGGCGGACTACAAGGAGAAGATCAGAGCATTCGATCAAGTTACAGGTTCCTTGGAATAATTTCACTCTTCCATCTTCTTCTGACAATTGGTGTTCAGATATACAGCTTCcaacaaaagcagagagcaagGCAGGAATGGAAACTACACCGCAACCTAGCTCTCCAGAA AAatacaataaaggaaaaagctaCTGGGCGCCAGTCCCGCTGTACTTTGTGTTTGGAGGAACGAAGACATGCAACAGCCACACCTTGTGGGCACCTGTTCTGCTGGGAATGTATCACAGAGTGGTGTAATACCAGA ACAGAATGTCCGCTGTGCAGAGAGAAGTTTCCCCCTCAGAAACTGATCTACCTACGCCACTATCAACTGTAA
- the RER1 gene encoding protein RER1 encodes MSEGDSIGESVHGKPSVVYRFFTRLGQIYQSWLDKSTPYTAVRWIVTLGLSFIYMIRVYLLQGWYIVTYALGIYHLNLFIAFLSPKVDPSLMEDSDDGPSLPTRQNEEFRPFIRRLPEFKFWHSATKGILVAMACTFFEAFNVPVFWPILVMYFIMLFCITMKRQIKHMIKYRYIPFTHGKRKYKGKEDVGKTFAS; translated from the exons ATGTCAGAAGGGGACAGTATTGGTGAGTCTGTTCATGGGAAGCCTTCTGTGGTCTATCGATTTTTCACAAGACTTGGACAG ATCTACCAGTCCTGGTTAGACAAATCTACTCCATATACTGCAGTGCGATGGATCGTAACTTTGGGTCTGAGTTTTATCTACATGATTAGAGTTTATTTACTGCAG gGTTGGTACATTGTGACATATGCCTTGGGAATCTACCATCTAAATCTCTTTATAGCTTTCTTGTCGCCAAAGGTAGATCCCTCTTTAATGGAAGACTCAG ATGATGGTCCTTCCTTACCTACAAGGCAAAATGAAGAATTTCGGCCTTTCATTAGGAGGCTCCCAGAGTTTAAATTCTG gCACTCGGCCACTAAAGGCATCCTGGTTGCTATGGCATGTACATTCTTTGAGGCTTTCAACGTTCCTGTTTTTTGGCCGATCCTTGTGATGTACTTCATTATGCTGTTTTGTATCACTATGAAGAGGCAAATCAAG cATATGATAAAGTACAGATATATACCCTTCACACATGGCAAGAGGAAatacaaagggaaagaagatgTGGGAAAGACCTTTGCTAGCTAG